A window of Paenibacillus polygoni contains these coding sequences:
- the dapB gene encoding 4-hydroxy-tetrahydrodipicolinate reductase — translation MADKIKVIVVGAGGRMGREVVKLVLQDEELELVAAVNRSEAGTDAGKLVGLEPCGILVMDQLEKALSQTDADVMVDFTTPQYAYEHTSLAISHGVRPVMGTTGFTTEQITELDKQCQKQGIGGLIAPNFSIGAILMMKFAAQAAKYLPNLEIIEYHGDQKLDAPSGTAVKTAEMIAENRKEIRQGNPKEEETIEGSRGGYYNGFRIHSVRLPGVFAQQEVIFGDFGQTLKIRHDSYERAGYMPGVKIGIQKVMEYTGMVYGFDHFID, via the coding sequence TTGGCTGATAAAATTAAAGTTATTGTTGTAGGTGCAGGGGGGCGCATGGGGCGCGAGGTTGTTAAACTTGTGCTTCAGGATGAGGAATTAGAACTTGTTGCTGCAGTGAACCGTTCCGAAGCAGGTACGGATGCCGGCAAACTGGTAGGACTTGAACCTTGCGGAATTCTCGTTATGGATCAGCTTGAAAAAGCGCTGAGTCAGACCGATGCTGATGTCATGGTTGATTTCACAACACCTCAATATGCTTATGAGCATACCTCCCTGGCCATTTCTCATGGGGTTAGACCTGTCATGGGGACAACCGGTTTTACGACCGAACAGATTACGGAACTGGACAAGCAATGTCAAAAACAAGGGATTGGCGGCCTAATCGCACCAAATTTCTCAATTGGAGCGATCCTGATGATGAAATTTGCTGCACAAGCGGCGAAATATTTGCCAAACCTCGAAATTATTGAATATCACGGAGATCAGAAGCTCGATGCACCATCAGGAACGGCTGTAAAAACAGCTGAGATGATCGCAGAGAATCGCAAAGAAATCCGCCAAGGTAATCCAAAAGAAGAAGAAACCATAGAAGGATCACGCGGCGGGTACTACAACGGTTTCCGTATTCATAGTGTCAGACTTCCAGGCGTATTTGCACAGCAAGAAGTTATTTTTGGTGACTTCGGACAAACGCTGAAGATTAGACACGACTCCTATGAGCGTGCCGGTTATATGCCAGGCGTTAAGATCGGAATTCAAAAAGTAATGGAATATACCGGAATGGTTTATGGATTCGATCATTTTATAGACTAG
- a CDS encoding biotin--[acetyl-CoA-carboxylase] ligase has product MKYKMLLDLFDEKSNGFLSGEEISNRLSISRAAVWKQINQLRELGYEFEAVSRKGYRLLYKPDEYEHKDLMQHINTAVFGSRLHILESTTSTQIEAIKLAEEGAEAGTLVISDMQTSGRGRLGRSWFSPAGKGIWMSLVLRPELPVRFMPQLTLLTGVAVCSAIRTVTGVEAGLKWPNDILIGGRKVCGILLEAATEDNKVRYCIAGIGIDVNLSEQDYPEELRSIATSLRMEAGTSVSRSKLIGAVMNELEARYLQYEKEGFAPILKEWEALSASIGKQVRSVALNQVIEGTAIGLSDSGGLMVLTEEGMNSTIFSGEVEIIQ; this is encoded by the coding sequence ATGAAGTATAAAATGTTGCTCGATCTATTTGATGAAAAGTCAAATGGATTTCTTTCCGGAGAAGAAATCAGTAACCGATTATCCATCAGCAGAGCTGCGGTATGGAAGCAAATTAACCAATTGCGTGAGCTCGGTTATGAATTCGAAGCGGTGTCCCGTAAAGGATATCGTTTACTCTACAAACCTGATGAGTATGAGCATAAGGATCTTATGCAACATATAAACACAGCCGTTTTTGGAAGCAGGCTTCATATACTGGAATCAACAACCTCTACGCAGATCGAAGCAATCAAACTTGCAGAAGAAGGAGCCGAAGCAGGGACGCTGGTGATCTCGGATATGCAGACGAGCGGGCGAGGGCGTCTTGGACGCAGCTGGTTCTCTCCTGCTGGAAAAGGGATCTGGATGAGTCTGGTATTACGCCCGGAACTGCCGGTTAGATTTATGCCTCAGTTAACGTTGTTAACAGGCGTAGCTGTCTGCAGTGCAATTCGAACAGTTACAGGAGTGGAAGCAGGACTCAAGTGGCCAAATGATATTTTAATTGGCGGCCGTAAAGTGTGCGGTATTCTTCTTGAAGCAGCTACCGAAGATAACAAGGTTAGGTATTGTATTGCAGGGATTGGCATTGATGTTAATTTGTCAGAACAGGATTATCCAGAAGAACTGCGAAGTATAGCTACTTCTCTGAGAATGGAAGCGGGAACTTCTGTGTCTAGGTCCAAACTGATCGGCGCGGTGATGAATGAACTCGAAGCAAGATATTTGCAGTATGAGAAGGAAGGATTTGCTCCGATCTTGAAAGAGTGGGAAGCTTTATCGGCCTCTATAGGGAAACAAGTGCGCTCGGTAGCGCTCAACCAGGTGATCGAAGGAACGGCAATTGGTTTATCCGACAGCGGAGGCCTTATGGTTCTGACAGAAGAAGGAATGAATTCTACTATTTTTTCCGGTGAAGTGGAGATAATACAATAA
- a CDS encoding tetratricopeptide repeat protein — protein MKADDYIQEAYKAIFHNDFERAVYWFETALAEEPNNPEIHYRCSITYARNGKLDQAFVHANKATEIAPGHIEYLIHINRLQSKKLTAMSRVLIESSNADPKRNYDKALEQLKQAITLDPLYTEAYVWLAIAYAEMNEYILAIAVLKEAIAMEPQNEQLTDLLHDFNKRMRTYFQKPST, from the coding sequence GTGAAGGCTGACGACTACATTCAAGAAGCGTATAAAGCCATTTTTCATAATGACTTTGAACGGGCTGTCTACTGGTTTGAAACGGCATTAGCAGAGGAACCAAATAATCCAGAAATCCATTATCGCTGTTCGATTACGTATGCTCGTAATGGAAAGCTTGATCAGGCTTTTGTTCACGCAAACAAAGCAACTGAGATCGCACCAGGGCATATTGAATATCTCATCCACATCAATCGTCTCCAGTCCAAAAAGCTGACTGCCATGTCTCGTGTTCTCATTGAGTCGTCAAATGCAGATCCAAAGAGGAACTATGATAAGGCACTGGAGCAATTGAAACAGGCGATTACGCTGGATCCGCTCTATACAGAAGCGTATGTATGGCTCGCCATCGCATATGCCGAGATGAATGAATATATCCTCGCTATTGCTGTATTAAAGGAAGCAATCGCGATGGAACCGCAAAATGAACAATTAACAGATCTATTGCATGATTTTAATAAACGGATGAGAACATATTTCCAGAAACCATCAACCTAG
- the mgsA gene encoding methylglyoxal synthase, with protein MLKIAFIAHDRKKDEMVNFVTAYEHVFVGHKLYSTGTTGQRIMAGTNLEIHRFMSGPLGGDQQIGALVAQNEMDLIIFLRDPLMAQPHEPDINALLRLCDVQGIPLATNVATAEILVKALDRGDFAWRQLVHKYKPGTDGTDSES; from the coding sequence ATGTTGAAAATCGCTTTCATAGCACATGACCGTAAAAAAGATGAAATGGTTAACTTTGTAACAGCATATGAACACGTATTTGTTGGACATAAGCTTTATTCAACGGGGACAACCGGGCAGCGTATCATGGCAGGTACAAATTTGGAAATTCATCGCTTTATGTCAGGCCCGCTTGGCGGCGACCAGCAGATTGGTGCACTTGTTGCTCAAAATGAGATGGACTTAATCATTTTCCTGCGCGATCCATTAATGGCACAGCCCCATGAACCGGATATCAATGCATTACTTCGTCTATGTGATGTCCAAGGAATTCCGCTTGCCACCAATGTAGCTACGGCTGAAATTTTGGTAAAGGCGCTGGATCGTGGAGATTTCGCATGGCGTCAGCTTGTACATAAATACAAACCAGGTACCGACGGTACAGATTCCGAATCGTAA
- a CDS encoding CCA tRNA nucleotidyltransferase, which yields MKKWNYTLPAMAAGGEQVLQKLNDHGYDAFFVGGCVRDELMHRTVTDMDITTSATPEQVIALFPDSIPTGLQHGTVTVRSNGHHYEVTTFRTESGYEDFRRPTEVHFVDRVEDDLKRRDFTMNAIARNVNGDLLDPFSGQEDIKQGTVKCVGTPEERFEEDALRIMRGVRFASVFNFGLESDTWSGMILQRDKLAYIAMERVRTEMDKMMAGPFPSKGVQLLMDSRILEYVKSPVRLASLDRNLTGYLDKLPQQAIYRYELLLLLLEMGSSDAGTLLREWTFSGESRDRITNMLAFHEHIMSLFEKLALHMERLEKTELFHLLRTDWIPLVLRFGREAAQDWIQINREIAVEEDIFSPAYRNLCPLLLLKAEDWTAEMNVYHVKDLALGGADLMRVTGRKGGPWLGLTMKRLLHIVALGQIPNDHDSLLDLAKKVIEDEV from the coding sequence ATGAAGAAGTGGAATTATACGCTTCCAGCAATGGCCGCTGGAGGAGAACAAGTGCTGCAAAAACTAAACGACCATGGTTACGATGCCTTTTTTGTTGGTGGATGTGTGCGGGACGAGCTTATGCATAGAACGGTTACGGACATGGACATCACCACTTCGGCAACGCCTGAACAGGTTATTGCTCTTTTTCCGGACTCCATTCCTACCGGGCTTCAGCATGGGACAGTTACGGTGCGAAGTAACGGACATCATTATGAAGTTACGACTTTTCGTACGGAGAGCGGTTATGAAGATTTTCGCCGCCCGACCGAAGTTCACTTTGTGGATCGAGTAGAAGATGATTTAAAACGAAGAGACTTTACGATGAATGCGATTGCCCGTAATGTAAACGGCGATTTGCTGGATCCTTTTTCCGGTCAAGAGGATATTAAACAAGGTACTGTAAAGTGTGTCGGGACCCCAGAAGAAAGATTTGAAGAAGACGCCCTTCGCATCATGAGAGGCGTTCGTTTTGCTTCGGTTTTCAATTTTGGACTGGAGTCAGATACCTGGTCAGGAATGATTCTTCAGCGTGATAAACTCGCTTACATAGCGATGGAACGAGTTCGTACGGAGATGGATAAAATGATGGCGGGTCCTTTTCCTTCTAAAGGTGTTCAGCTTCTAATGGACAGCCGCATACTAGAATATGTGAAGTCTCCCGTTCGCCTTGCTTCATTGGACCGCAATCTTACTGGATATCTAGATAAACTTCCGCAGCAAGCAATTTATCGATATGAATTGTTGTTGTTGTTACTTGAGATGGGTTCATCGGATGCGGGTACCTTACTTCGGGAATGGACATTTTCAGGCGAATCACGTGATCGAATAACAAATATGTTAGCCTTTCATGAGCATATTATGAGTTTGTTTGAAAAACTCGCCTTACACATGGAGCGGCTTGAGAAAACAGAACTTTTTCATTTGCTGCGTACAGACTGGATCCCCCTAGTTCTTCGGTTTGGAAGAGAAGCGGCTCAAGACTGGATACAGATCAATAGAGAAATAGCAGTGGAAGAGGATATCTTTTCTCCTGCATATCGCAACCTTTGTCCCTTGCTGCTTCTTAAAGCGGAAGATTGGACTGCTGAAATGAATGTATATCACGTAAAAGATCTGGCGCTCGGAGGGGCGGACTTGATGAGAGTCACAGGGCGCAAGGGCGGGCCTTGGCTCGGTTTAACCATGAAGAGACTTTTACATATCGTAGCACTGGGACAGATCCCTAATGATCACGATTCTCTATTAGATTTAGCGAAGAAGGTGATAGAAGATGAAGTATAA
- the bshA gene encoding N-acetyl-alpha-D-glucosaminyl L-malate synthase BshA, whose protein sequence is MSQAGKHLKIGITCYPSLGGSGVVATELGKRLAERGHQVHFIANSIPFRLGQFHKNVFYHEVEVNDYYVFRYPPYDLSLATKMAQVAKAQQLDLLHVHYAVPHAVCAYLAKQMVPDELKVVTTLHGTDITVLAQDESLKDLIQLAINKSDAVTAVSNDLIRETHELLDITRDIDLTYNFVDERVYYPREVSSLRRDYVSDQEKVLMHISNFRPVKRTLDVINVFAKVQRELPAKLILVGEGPDLPKIQCKIQELGLSEKVLFLGKQDDVAQVISMADLLLLPSEKESFGLVALEAMACGVPTIGSTAGGIPELVLHGQTGMLSPIGDTEQMAKDAVRLLTDDELMNKFKKACLERASVNFNIDKITEQYERIYERVLTQKSASIL, encoded by the coding sequence TTGAGTCAAGCGGGTAAACACTTAAAAATCGGGATTACCTGTTATCCGTCTTTAGGCGGTTCGGGTGTCGTAGCAACTGAGCTTGGAAAAAGGCTCGCCGAAAGAGGGCATCAGGTTCATTTTATTGCGAACAGTATACCTTTTCGACTTGGACAATTCCATAAAAACGTATTTTATCACGAGGTGGAAGTGAACGATTATTACGTCTTTCGCTATCCTCCTTATGATTTGTCATTAGCTACAAAAATGGCTCAAGTAGCCAAAGCACAGCAGCTCGACTTGCTTCATGTGCATTATGCGGTACCTCATGCGGTATGTGCCTATTTGGCCAAACAAATGGTGCCAGATGAATTGAAAGTCGTGACCACTCTGCATGGGACGGATATTACGGTACTTGCACAGGATGAATCACTCAAAGACTTGATACAGCTGGCTATTAATAAAAGCGATGCGGTCACAGCGGTCTCAAATGATTTGATTCGCGAGACGCATGAACTGCTTGATATTACGCGAGATATTGATCTTACGTATAATTTTGTGGATGAGAGAGTGTATTATCCAAGAGAAGTTTCATCTTTGCGGAGAGATTATGTAAGTGATCAAGAGAAAGTGCTTATGCATATTTCTAATTTCCGTCCAGTGAAGCGAACCCTGGATGTGATTAATGTGTTTGCAAAAGTTCAGCGTGAGCTTCCCGCAAAGCTGATACTTGTTGGTGAAGGACCAGATTTACCTAAAATTCAGTGTAAAATCCAGGAGCTTGGTCTATCTGAAAAAGTTCTCTTTCTCGGAAAGCAAGATGATGTGGCCCAGGTAATTTCAATGGCTGATCTATTATTACTTCCATCTGAAAAAGAAAGCTTTGGTCTTGTTGCTCTTGAAGCAATGGCTTGCGGTGTACCCACGATCGGATCTACGGCAGGCGGAATTCCGGAACTCGTATTACACGGTCAAACAGGGATGTTATCCCCGATTGGAGATACGGAACAAATGGCAAAAGATGCTGTCCGCTTGCTAACGGATGATGAACTGATGAACAAATTCAAAAAAGCTTGTCTTGAAAGAGCAAGTGTAAACTTTAATATTGATAAAATAACGGAACAGTATGAACGTATTTATGAACGGGTATTAACACAAAAATCGGCATCAATTTTATAA